The following proteins are co-located in the Pedobacter frigiditerrae genome:
- a CDS encoding GH92 family glycosyl hydrolase, with protein MKHIIFYCLIFFSIGVNAQQNLVKYVKPLIGTEKMGHTYPGATVPFGAVQLSPETDTIPYEMNGKYNGDVYKYCAGYKYEDKTIVGFSHTHFSGTGHSDLGDFLIMPTQGKLQMNPGTASNTKSGYRSAYSHANETAEAGYYKVKLDDDNITAEMTATSRVGMHQYTFPKSDQSHIILDLMAGIYNYDEKTVWTYVRVVNDTLVTGYRQTYGWARTRTVYFAMSFSKPFKSYGQKNYDARQAYRGFWGKFDQSKNFPEIAGRKVRMYFDFDTNEGEKIKIKFALSPVSQENALENMRAEITGFDFDKVKAQAQATWNKELNKINIAAAEDDKINFYTAMYHAFINPTTYTDVNGQYKGLDQGIHTANGFTNYTTFSLWDTYRALHPFFNIIQPARNNDMVKSMLAHYDQNSLKMLPIWSHYANDNWCMSGYHSVSVVADAIIKGVYNGDANKALDACIATAKKRNYEGIGYYMDLGYIPAERSGISVSNTLEYAYDDWAIAQIAKKLNRVDVYNEFIKRSGNWKNNYDASIGFMRPKMADGTFKQKFDSKDTEGQGFIEGNSWNYSFFVPQDPAGLIEAMGGKKKFATRLDTLFTMHLPDEFFAHTEDITREGIIGGYVHGNEPAHHIAYLYNWTDQAYKTQAQVRHILKMQYKPTPDGLGGNDDCGQMSAWFMFSSLGFYPVSPGGDEYALGSPAVNNASLNLENGKTFTVEAINQSDKNVYVQKVILNGKELTRPFIKHSDITSGGKLTFYMSAKPKKS; from the coding sequence ATGAAACACATTATTTTTTATTGCCTAATTTTCTTTTCTATTGGAGTAAATGCTCAGCAAAATTTGGTTAAATATGTTAAACCCTTAATCGGTACCGAAAAAATGGGACACACTTACCCTGGTGCTACCGTTCCTTTTGGTGCTGTTCAATTAAGTCCAGAAACAGATACCATTCCTTATGAAATGAATGGAAAGTACAATGGTGATGTGTATAAATACTGTGCTGGATACAAATATGAAGACAAAACCATCGTAGGTTTTAGCCATACACACTTTAGTGGTACTGGTCACTCTGATTTAGGAGATTTTTTAATCATGCCAACACAAGGCAAGCTACAAATGAATCCTGGTACAGCTAGCAATACTAAATCTGGTTATCGTTCTGCTTATTCTCATGCAAACGAAACAGCAGAAGCTGGATACTATAAAGTAAAATTAGATGATGACAACATCACTGCAGAAATGACGGCGACAAGTAGAGTTGGTATGCATCAATATACATTTCCAAAATCAGACCAAAGCCATATCATTTTAGATTTAATGGCTGGAATTTACAATTATGATGAGAAAACCGTTTGGACTTACGTTCGTGTAGTAAATGACACATTGGTAACTGGTTACCGTCAGACTTATGGCTGGGCTCGTACACGTACAGTTTATTTTGCAATGAGCTTTTCTAAACCATTTAAAAGCTACGGACAGAAAAATTATGATGCTCGTCAAGCCTATCGTGGCTTTTGGGGCAAGTTTGACCAAAGCAAAAACTTCCCAGAAATAGCTGGTAGAAAAGTGAGAATGTACTTTGATTTTGACACCAACGAAGGTGAAAAAATTAAAATCAAGTTTGCTTTATCCCCAGTTAGTCAAGAGAATGCATTAGAAAATATGCGTGCTGAGATTACTGGGTTTGACTTTGATAAAGTAAAAGCGCAAGCACAAGCAACATGGAATAAAGAGCTTAATAAAATAAACATTGCAGCTGCTGAAGATGATAAAATTAACTTTTATACAGCAATGTACCACGCCTTTATCAATCCAACTACTTATACAGATGTAAATGGCCAGTATAAAGGTTTAGACCAAGGTATTCATACCGCTAATGGCTTTACAAATTACACAACTTTTTCTTTATGGGATACTTATAGGGCTTTACACCCGTTTTTTAATATTATCCAACCTGCTCGTAATAATGATATGGTTAAATCTATGTTGGCACATTACGACCAAAATTCTTTAAAAATGTTGCCAATTTGGTCGCATTATGCAAATGATAATTGGTGCATGAGTGGTTACCATAGTGTTTCTGTTGTGGCCGATGCGATTATCAAAGGTGTTTATAATGGTGATGCCAATAAAGCCTTAGATGCATGTATCGCAACTGCAAAAAAGCGTAATTATGAAGGTATTGGTTATTACATGGATTTGGGTTATATCCCTGCAGAGCGAAGTGGAATATCTGTTTCTAACACCTTAGAATATGCCTATGATGATTGGGCAATTGCTCAAATAGCTAAAAAGTTAAATAGGGTGGATGTGTATAATGAATTTATCAAACGTTCTGGAAACTGGAAAAACAATTATGACGCTTCGATAGGCTTCATGCGTCCGAAAATGGCTGATGGAACATTTAAGCAAAAGTTTGATAGTAAAGATACCGAAGGACAAGGTTTTATTGAAGGTAATAGCTGGAACTACAGCTTCTTCGTTCCCCAAGACCCTGCTGGTTTAATTGAAGCTATGGGAGGTAAAAAGAAATTTGCAACGAGATTAGATACCTTATTTACAATGCACTTGCCTGATGAATTTTTTGCGCACACAGAAGATATTACTCGAGAAGGAATAATTGGCGGTTACGTTCATGGGAATGAGCCTGCTCATCACATTGCTTATTTATATAATTGGACCGACCAAGCTTATAAAACACAAGCACAGGTTCGTCACATCTTAAAAATGCAATACAAACCAACACCAGATGGATTGGGAGGAAATGATGATTGCGGACAAATGAGTGCTTGGTTTATGTTTTCATCGTTAGGTTTTTATCCTGTTTCGCCAGGTGGCGATGAATATGCATTAGGTTCTCCAGCAGTAAATAATGCCAGTTTAAATTTAGAAAATGGAAAAACATTTACTGTAGAAGCCATCAACCAAAGTGATAAAAATGTATATGTACAAAAGGTTATATTGAACGGAAAAGAGTTAACTAGACCATTTATTAAACATAGTGATATCACATCTGGTGGAAAATTGACATTTTATATGTCGGCGAAACCAAAGAAATCATAG
- a CDS encoding LacI family DNA-binding transcriptional regulator — MNTNITLRDIAKALNLSISTVSRALTDSYQIGEKTKQEVLTYAKEHHYVPNRMARGLKEGKSRSIGVVVCSIDNNFMAQMLDGIDQYCSEHDYQLIMMQSKELFEQEKANVNLLYAGGIDGLLICPSYQTTDFSYLINLQESGLPVVLFDRLSDHIDTHKVAVDNFKGAYEATQHLINNGYRTIAHLNWNTQLSTATERFEGYKKALKDSGISFNKDLVKFCDTTNAVTLDDEIETAIRELMMLDEAPQAIFTATDLISTKCLEMLHKSGLRVPQDVALIGFSNTDLAEVLNPSLSTIRQPSLEIGRLAAKQLLSLISGKTNEPFETILLPTQIQVRASSQKSK, encoded by the coding sequence ATGAATACAAATATTACCCTTCGTGATATTGCCAAAGCGCTAAATCTATCAATCTCTACGGTATCTAGGGCATTAACTGATAGCTATCAAATTGGAGAAAAGACTAAGCAAGAAGTTTTAACTTACGCAAAAGAACATCACTATGTGCCAAATAGAATGGCAAGGGGTTTAAAAGAAGGTAAAAGTAGGTCTATCGGCGTAGTTGTTTGTTCTATAGATAACAATTTTATGGCACAAATGCTAGACGGTATTGACCAATATTGCTCTGAACATGATTACCAGCTTATCATGATGCAAAGCAAGGAACTGTTTGAGCAAGAAAAAGCCAATGTAAATCTTTTATATGCCGGTGGTATTGATGGCTTATTGATTTGTCCTTCTTACCAAACCACTGATTTTAGTTACCTTATTAATTTACAAGAATCTGGGCTACCTGTGGTTTTATTCGATCGTTTGAGCGACCATATTGATACCCATAAAGTAGCAGTAGATAATTTTAAAGGCGCTTATGAAGCTACCCAACATTTAATTAATAATGGCTACCGTACCATTGCCCATCTCAATTGGAACACCCAATTAAGTACAGCTACTGAACGTTTTGAAGGTTATAAAAAGGCATTAAAAGACTCCGGAATATCATTTAATAAAGATTTGGTAAAATTTTGTGACACCACTAATGCTGTTACACTAGATGACGAAATAGAAACTGCAATACGCGAATTAATGATGCTTGACGAAGCTCCTCAAGCTATATTTACTGCAACAGATTTAATTAGCACCAAATGTCTGGAGATGTTACACAAATCAGGCCTTCGAGTTCCACAAGATGTAGCCCTCATCGGTTTTAGCAATACGGACCTTGCAGAAGTACTTAATCCTTCATTAAGCACAATTCGTCAACCATCTTTAGAAATTGGACGTTTAGCTGCTAAGCAATTGCTCTCGTTGATTTCTGGCAAAACGAACGAACCTTTTGAAACTATCTTATTGCCTACGCAAATTCAAGTTAGAGCATCAAGCCAAAAAAGCAAGTAG
- the mnmA gene encoding tRNA 2-thiouridine(34) synthase MnmA: protein MSKHGRILVAMSGGVDSSVAAVMLHEQGYEVIGLTMKTWDYATSGGSSKETGCCSLDSINDARTLAVNYGFPHYILDIRDEFGDFVIDNFVDEYLAGRTPNPCVLCNTHIKWEALLKRANKLDCEFIATGHYANIRQQDSGRYVISKGKDENKDQSYVLWGVSQENLSRTKFPLGSFAKADIRQMALDMGQEELAKKSESYEICFVPDNDYRAFLKHKVEDLEDRVAGGNFVNSQGMIIGQHKGYPFYTIGQRKGLGVAFGEPMFVTQILPESNTVVLGRADELERKEAMVRNINLVKYENIYEPMDNVITKIRYKDAGMLSTIVQEKDQMRVVFDHNVSAIAPGQSAVFYEGNDLLGGGFLV from the coding sequence ATGAGTAAACACGGTAGAATTTTGGTTGCCATGAGTGGCGGGGTTGATAGTTCGGTTGCAGCAGTAATGTTACACGAGCAAGGTTACGAAGTAATCGGCCTTACCATGAAAACCTGGGACTACGCCACATCTGGTGGAAGTAGCAAAGAAACAGGTTGTTGCAGCTTAGATAGCATTAATGATGCTCGTACCTTAGCTGTAAACTATGGTTTTCCTCACTATATTTTAGATATCCGTGATGAATTTGGAGATTTTGTAATCGACAATTTTGTAGATGAGTATTTGGCAGGGCGTACACCAAATCCTTGTGTTTTATGTAATACCCACATCAAGTGGGAAGCTTTGTTAAAACGTGCCAATAAACTAGATTGCGAATTTATTGCAACCGGTCATTATGCTAATATCCGTCAGCAAGACAGTGGAAGATATGTAATTTCTAAAGGTAAAGACGAAAACAAAGACCAATCCTATGTGCTTTGGGGTGTATCTCAAGAAAACTTATCTCGTACTAAATTCCCATTGGGAAGTTTTGCAAAGGCAGATATCCGCCAGATGGCATTGGATATGGGACAAGAAGAATTGGCTAAAAAATCCGAGAGTTATGAAATCTGTTTTGTGCCAGACAACGATTATAGAGCTTTCTTAAAACACAAAGTGGAAGACTTGGAAGATAGAGTTGCAGGTGGAAATTTTGTGAATAGCCAAGGTATGATTATCGGTCAGCATAAAGGTTATCCTTTTTACACTATTGGCCAACGTAAGGGTTTAGGGGTAGCTTTTGGCGAGCCAATGTTTGTTACCCAAATTTTACCAGAAAGCAATACTGTTGTTTTAGGCAGAGCCGATGAATTAGAACGTAAAGAGGCAATGGTGAGAAACATTAACTTGGTTAAATACGAGAATATTTACGAGCCAATGGATAATGTGATTACTAAAATCCGTTATAAAGATGCGGGTATGCTAAGCACCATCGTTCAAGAAAAAGACCAAATGCGTGTGGTTTTCGACCATAATGTATCTGCAATTGCACCAGGACAATCAGCTGTTTTCTATGAAGGCAATGATTTGTTAGGTGGTGGTTTTTTGGTTTAA
- a CDS encoding metallophosphoesterase translates to MEELQKINRRNFIRTGGIASAAVALSLNSLDAFANGRLQKLTILHTNDVHSRIEPFPMDGSRNQGLGGTSRRSALIKKIRAEQENVLLLDAGDIFQGTPYFNKFGGELEMKLMSQMQYDATTLGNHDFDNGVEGFYKQLPHANFPVLIANYDLSNTALSKSTQPFKIFKKAGLKIGVFGLGIQLKGLVDPKNYGETQYLDPIVKANETASLLKNDYKCDLVICLSHLGYSYRNNSVSDKVLAANTRNIDLIIGGHTHTFLDVPEDVKNLDGQITTINQVGFAGINLGRIDYYFEPYKDKKMKVGTPYLINNKLDS, encoded by the coding sequence ATGGAAGAATTACAAAAAATTAATCGCCGAAATTTTATTAGAACTGGTGGCATCGCTAGTGCTGCTGTTGCTTTAAGTTTAAATTCTTTAGATGCTTTTGCCAACGGGCGATTACAGAAATTAACTATTCTGCATACCAATGACGTACATAGTAGGATAGAGCCCTTTCCGATGGATGGATCTCGAAATCAAGGTTTAGGAGGAACATCAAGACGCTCTGCATTGATTAAAAAAATCAGAGCAGAGCAAGAAAATGTCTTGTTGTTAGATGCTGGTGATATTTTTCAAGGCACACCATATTTCAATAAATTTGGTGGTGAATTGGAAATGAAGCTAATGAGCCAAATGCAATATGACGCCACCACATTAGGGAATCACGATTTCGATAACGGGGTTGAAGGTTTTTACAAACAATTGCCTCACGCAAATTTCCCTGTATTAATTGCTAACTACGATTTATCAAATACGGCTCTTTCTAAATCAACTCAGCCATTTAAAATCTTTAAAAAAGCAGGACTGAAAATAGGTGTATTTGGTTTGGGTATCCAACTTAAAGGCTTAGTTGACCCTAAAAATTACGGAGAAACACAATATCTCGACCCGATTGTGAAGGCGAATGAAACTGCTTCACTCTTAAAAAATGATTATAAATGTGATCTAGTAATCTGTCTTTCTCACCTAGGCTATTCTTATCGCAATAATTCAGTTTCTGATAAGGTTTTAGCAGCAAATACAAGAAACATAGACTTAATTATTGGAGGACACACACACACCTTTTTAGATGTACCTGAAGACGTAAAAAACCTTGATGGACAAATTACAACCATTAACCAAGTTGGATTTGCTGGTATTAACTTAGGAAGGATAGATTATTATTTCGAACCTTACAAAGACAAAAAAATGAAAGTGGGTACACCTTATTTAATCAATAATAAGTTGGATAGCTAA
- a CDS encoding 5'-nucleotidase — translation MTVKNKIYSLAISLVLFVSCTTQYAVVKSNREEQNINSSLPVDSSIIKTYMPYKVKVEAEMNEVIGYTDVLLAKSSTVPESVLGNFFADAVFNQARKIEPKIDFVFPTTTGGLRNDIAKGPITVSSIFELMPFENQLVLFNLKGEDALKVITYVAGRGGQPVSGLRFNIKDRMPQNIIVNGKPFDVTKTYWVVASDYIASGGDDAVGFATPISRKNMGLLVRDALLKEVKETQAAGNKINAKLDGRITKN, via the coding sequence ATGACTGTAAAAAACAAGATTTATTCTCTTGCTATTTCGTTGGTTCTTTTTGTCTCTTGTACAACACAATATGCAGTTGTAAAATCTAATCGCGAAGAGCAAAACATTAATTCTTCATTACCTGTAGACAGTTCAATCATTAAAACTTATATGCCTTACAAAGTTAAGGTTGAAGCCGAAATGAATGAAGTTATTGGCTATACAGATGTTTTATTAGCTAAAAGTTCTACTGTTCCAGAATCTGTATTAGGCAACTTTTTTGCAGATGCAGTATTTAATCAAGCAAGAAAGATAGAACCTAAAATAGATTTTGTATTTCCAACTACAACTGGCGGATTAAGAAATGATATTGCAAAAGGTCCAATCACCGTTTCTAGTATATTTGAACTAATGCCTTTCGAAAATCAATTGGTTTTATTCAATCTAAAAGGTGAGGATGCCTTAAAAGTGATAACCTATGTAGCTGGTAGAGGTGGTCAACCTGTAAGTGGGTTGAGGTTTAACATTAAAGATAGGATGCCTCAGAATATTATAGTTAACGGTAAACCTTTTGATGTAACTAAAACTTATTGGGTAGTTGCTTCAGACTATATTGCAAGTGGTGGAGATGATGCTGTGGGTTTTGCCACACCGATTTCAAGAAAAAATATGGGATTGTTGGTCCGTGATGCCTTATTAAAAGAGGTTAAAGAAACTCAAGCTGCTGGAAATAAAATAAATGCAAAATTAGATGGAAGAATTACAAAAAATTAA
- a CDS encoding zinc-dependent peptidase → MNYTPYLILALAFIVALYFIFRKKKLVVVSLSRADKQLLTNNVDFYIRLDGNKKTLFEQKVSDFLASTKIEGVGLEITQLDRLLVASSAVIPIFGFADWNYKNLSNVVLYPDTFNQDFQFKEGDRNIMGMVGNGFMNGQMILSLAALRHGFSKSAGKENTAIHEFVHLLDKSDGATDGVPENLMAHEYTLPWVKMMHEEMERIKDDKSDINPYAITNQAEFFAVVSEYFFEQPELLKDKHPELYQRLSKTFGQKLV, encoded by the coding sequence ATGAACTATACGCCTTATTTAATTCTTGCCCTTGCTTTTATTGTGGCTTTGTACTTTATTTTCCGAAAGAAGAAATTAGTTGTAGTTTCATTAAGTAGAGCTGATAAACAATTATTAACTAACAATGTAGATTTCTATATCCGCCTTGATGGCAATAAGAAAACATTGTTTGAACAAAAGGTTTCAGATTTTTTAGCCAGTACTAAAATTGAAGGTGTAGGTTTGGAAATTACTCAATTAGATAGGTTATTAGTAGCATCGAGCGCTGTAATTCCCATTTTTGGTTTTGCCGATTGGAATTATAAAAACCTAAGCAACGTGGTTTTGTATCCAGACACTTTTAATCAAGATTTCCAGTTTAAAGAAGGCGATAGAAATATCATGGGAATGGTTGGAAATGGTTTTATGAACGGACAAATGATATTATCACTAGCTGCTTTAAGACACGGCTTTTCTAAAAGTGCAGGTAAAGAAAACACTGCGATTCACGAATTTGTACACTTGTTAGATAAATCTGATGGTGCAACTGATGGAGTGCCAGAAAACTTAATGGCTCACGAATATACCTTGCCTTGGGTAAAAATGATGCATGAAGAAATGGAAAGGATAAAAGATGATAAATCTGACATTAATCCTTATGCCATTACCAATCAAGCAGAGTTTTTTGCTGTCGTTTCTGAATACTTTTTTGAACAACCAGAATTACTAAAGGATAAACATCCAGAACTTTATCAGAGGTTGAGTAAAACATTCGGACAAAAACTAGTGTAG
- a CDS encoding glutathione peroxidase encodes MINTLLLLLNLWIAPNPPKSVYDFSFKTLDGKEVKLSKFKGKKILIVNTASKCGYTPQYEDLEKLHKQYGKNVVLIGFPAGNFKEQELGSSKEIQEFCTQKYGVTFLMSEKVSVKGTDINPLFSYLTSQENPDFTGDIKWNFEKFLINEKGQLVHRYRSPVKPLDAAIVQNL; translated from the coding sequence ATGATCAATACCTTATTATTACTATTAAACTTATGGATTGCTCCAAATCCACCTAAATCTGTTTATGATTTTTCTTTTAAAACTCTTGATGGCAAAGAAGTTAAACTTTCTAAGTTTAAAGGAAAGAAAATCTTAATTGTAAATACAGCTTCTAAATGTGGTTATACTCCTCAATATGAAGATTTAGAAAAATTGCATAAGCAATATGGTAAAAATGTAGTACTAATTGGTTTTCCAGCAGGAAATTTTAAGGAACAAGAATTGGGTTCAAGTAAAGAAATTCAAGAATTCTGCACGCAGAAATATGGTGTTACCTTTTTAATGAGCGAAAAAGTAAGTGTTAAAGGGACTGATATCAATCCATTGTTTTCTTATTTAACTAGCCAAGAAAATCCTGATTTTACTGGTGACATTAAATGGAATTTTGAGAAATTCTTAATTAATGAAAAAGGTCAATTGGTACATCGTTATCGTTCTCCAGTTAAACCTTTAGATGCTGCTATCGTTCAGAATTTATAA
- the topA gene encoding type I DNA topoisomerase, protein MAKNLLIVESPAKAKTIEGYLGKDFLVKSSYGHIRDLVKGDMGIDIENDFSQTYEVPADKKAVVAELKKLAKQAEMVWLASDEDREGEAISWHLYETLGLKESNTKRIVFHEITKPAILKAIDNPRTIDYNLVNAQQARRVLDRLVGFELSPVLWKKVKPSLSAGRVQSVAVRLIVDREREVNKFNSTAAFKITAQFTTGKGKEIVKAELPQRFEKAADAEKFLQDCINAGFAVSNLEVKPAKRNPAAPFTTSTLQQEASRKLGFSVARTMQIAQRLYESGKITYMRTDSVNLSETAIAAASAEIRSAWGEKYHQPRVYKTKSAGAQEAHEAIRPTYFNQHSVDGDNSEKRLYDLIWKRAIASQMSEAIFEKTNVNISISTRREELLAEGEVLKFDGFLKVYLESTDDEDEENEDNNLLPPLTKGQSLILKELAATERFSRPPARYTEASLVKKLEELGIGRPSTYAPTISTVQNRGYVVKEDRDGRKREFVSMVLANGNISKVTKSEITGAEKSKLFPTDIGEVVNDFLVEHFKGIVDFNFTAKVEKQFDEIAQGLQEWTKMLHSFYTPFHSEVENTLENADRANGERLLGIDPTTGKNVYAKVGRYGPLVQIGDLSDDEDDKPRYASLGKSQSVGTVSLEEALDQFKLPFQLEDYEGKEVSVGVGRFGPYVKWGDAFISIPKNEDPLTVDQARAIEIIGEKVTADAPVAEYEGLPVTKGTGRFGPFIKWNSLFINVPKAYNFDALSANDIKELIEKKIEKENNRYIQQWESEKIAIENGRWGPFIRFGKEMLKLRNNPKTKAKYTAEELAEIPLDDVKKLIVEQLPKAFDVKKKAPAKKKAVAKKSS, encoded by the coding sequence ATGGCAAAAAATTTACTAATAGTCGAGTCACCTGCAAAAGCTAAAACCATAGAGGGTTATTTAGGGAAGGATTTTTTGGTTAAGTCTAGTTATGGTCATATCCGCGACTTAGTAAAAGGCGATATGGGAATTGATATCGAAAATGATTTCTCCCAAACCTATGAAGTTCCTGCCGATAAAAAAGCAGTTGTTGCAGAACTTAAAAAATTAGCTAAACAAGCCGAAATGGTATGGTTAGCATCCGATGAAGACCGTGAGGGAGAAGCCATTTCTTGGCATCTATACGAAACTTTAGGCTTAAAAGAAAGCAATACAAAACGTATTGTGTTTCACGAAATTACTAAACCAGCAATATTAAAAGCAATAGATAATCCGCGTACCATAGATTATAATTTAGTTAATGCGCAGCAAGCTCGTCGTGTTTTAGATAGATTGGTAGGTTTTGAACTTTCTCCAGTTTTATGGAAAAAAGTTAAACCTTCTTTATCTGCTGGTCGTGTTCAATCTGTTGCAGTGCGATTAATTGTGGACCGCGAACGTGAAGTAAATAAATTTAACAGTACAGCTGCATTTAAAATAACTGCACAATTTACTACTGGAAAAGGCAAAGAAATTGTAAAAGCAGAATTGCCACAGCGTTTTGAAAAAGCCGCAGATGCAGAAAAATTCTTGCAGGATTGTATCAATGCAGGTTTTGCGGTTAGTAATTTAGAGGTAAAGCCAGCAAAGAGAAATCCTGCAGCTCCTTTTACAACCTCTACCCTACAACAAGAAGCCTCTAGAAAATTAGGTTTCTCTGTTGCAAGAACGATGCAGATTGCACAACGTTTGTATGAAAGTGGTAAAATTACTTACATGAGAACAGATTCTGTTAATTTATCTGAAACTGCTATCGCTGCAGCATCGGCTGAAATTAGGTCTGCTTGGGGAGAAAAATATCATCAACCTAGAGTTTATAAAACAAAATCTGCTGGTGCACAAGAGGCTCACGAGGCCATACGTCCAACCTATTTTAATCAACACAGTGTGGATGGAGATAACTCTGAAAAACGCCTGTATGATTTGATTTGGAAACGTGCCATCGCTTCTCAAATGAGTGAGGCTATTTTTGAAAAAACCAATGTTAATATTAGTATTTCTACTAGAAGAGAAGAATTATTAGCTGAAGGTGAAGTATTGAAGTTTGATGGCTTCTTAAAAGTTTACCTAGAATCCACTGATGATGAGGATGAAGAAAATGAAGACAACAACTTACTTCCGCCATTAACAAAAGGGCAAAGTTTAATATTAAAAGAATTAGCAGCGACAGAAAGATTTTCTCGTCCGCCAGCAAGATATACTGAGGCAAGTTTAGTTAAGAAATTAGAAGAACTAGGCATAGGCCGACCATCTACTTATGCTCCAACCATTTCTACGGTACAAAATCGTGGTTATGTAGTTAAGGAAGACAGGGATGGTAGAAAAAGAGAATTTGTAAGTATGGTTTTAGCTAATGGAAACATTAGTAAAGTAACCAAATCTGAAATAACAGGTGCAGAAAAATCGAAGCTCTTCCCTACCGATATTGGTGAAGTTGTAAATGACTTTTTAGTAGAACATTTTAAAGGTATTGTAGATTTTAATTTCACTGCTAAAGTAGAAAAGCAGTTTGATGAGATTGCACAAGGTTTACAGGAATGGACAAAAATGCTTCATTCTTTTTATACCCCTTTCCATAGCGAAGTAGAAAATACTTTAGAAAATGCAGACCGTGCAAATGGTGAACGTTTGTTAGGAATTGACCCAACAACTGGTAAAAATGTTTATGCTAAAGTTGGGCGTTATGGCCCTTTAGTTCAAATAGGTGACCTATCTGATGATGAGGATGATAAACCTCGTTATGCAAGTTTAGGTAAATCTCAATCTGTGGGAACTGTTTCACTTGAAGAAGCTTTAGACCAATTCAAATTACCTTTCCAATTGGAAGATTATGAAGGTAAGGAAGTTTCAGTAGGTGTTGGTCGATTTGGACCTTATGTGAAATGGGGCGATGCTTTTATTTCAATTCCTAAGAACGAAGACCCGTTAACGGTTGACCAAGCTAGAGCAATTGAAATTATTGGTGAGAAGGTTACTGCTGATGCTCCAGTTGCTGAATATGAGGGATTACCTGTTACTAAGGGAACTGGAAGATTTGGTCCTTTCATTAAATGGAATAGCTTGTTTATCAATGTACCTAAAGCTTACAATTTCGATGCCTTGTCCGCGAATGATATTAAAGAGCTAATTGAGAAGAAAATCGAGAAGGAAAACAATCGCTATATCCAACAATGGGAAAGTGAAAAAATTGCCATCGAAAACGGTCGTTGGGGACCTTTCATCCGTTTCGGTAAAGAAATGCTGAAACTAAGAAATAATCCTAAAACTAAAGCAAAATATACAGCAGAAGAACTAGCTGAAATTCCTTTGGATGATGTTAAAAAATTAATCGTTGAGCAATTGCCAAAAGCATTTGACGTTAAGAAAAAAGCACCAGCAAAGAAAAAAGCGGTAGCTAAAAAAAGTAGTTAA